A genome region from Solirubrobacter pauli includes the following:
- a CDS encoding putative bifunctional diguanylate cyclase/phosphodiesterase: MDADEYEAGGTDSSELERLLFGEKALRAVLEGLPDATVATGRDGRIVFVNAHAETLFGYDPGELVGRPVQVLWPEAVRARYTRNMELYFATEHPLRFTIRADGLRRDGSEFVGEMSWGIVETEAGPLLLAIGRDMTTYREAMARLQRQSRQQAAIAALGGRALSGADVGDLAVEAVDRMRETLALEYVVVRRGDEVLAGWGGDSEDLTTFEIASGDEVFGEICVEGDLGLDEESFLRAMANVLATAFGRLRGDERMRHEALHDPLTGLANRALCRERLIHALARTSRDDGAACVLFIDLDDFKAVNDLYGHAAGDALLIALARRLVATVRPADTVARLGGDEFVVVCEDIDEHTAIALGHRLTEALHEPLDVDGIEHRLSASIGIALGAAGRQDPDALLADADAAAYRAKAEGRGRVEVFDTRLRRHARERLRTAAALERALSLGQLRLAFQPIVALADRTVIGHEALLRWDSPGGVMSAPADFIGVAEESALIVEIGAWTLMQACRESASAFGRAEDGPAVWVNLSPRQLAQPDLPTVVADALDASGLPPGRLRLELQERVLQGAPKTARANVAALRELGVGLVLDDFGTGYSSLRDLPVRAVKIDRSFVAALGTSPGDAAIVAAIVSLASALGIAAVAEGVEDEEQAAQLLALGCPYAQGYLFGAPGPRITSEP; encoded by the coding sequence ATGGATGCCGACGAGTACGAGGCCGGGGGGACGGATTCCAGCGAGCTGGAACGGCTGCTCTTCGGCGAGAAGGCGCTGCGGGCCGTGCTCGAGGGCCTGCCGGACGCCACCGTGGCGACTGGCCGCGACGGACGGATCGTGTTCGTCAACGCGCACGCCGAGACGCTGTTCGGGTACGACCCGGGCGAGCTGGTCGGGCGGCCGGTCCAGGTCCTCTGGCCGGAGGCGGTGCGGGCGCGCTACACGCGCAACATGGAGCTGTACTTCGCGACCGAGCACCCGCTGCGGTTCACGATCCGCGCCGACGGCCTGCGCCGCGACGGCAGCGAGTTCGTGGGCGAGATGAGCTGGGGCATCGTCGAGACCGAGGCGGGGCCGCTCCTGCTCGCGATCGGGCGCGACATGACGACCTACCGCGAGGCGATGGCGCGGCTGCAGCGCCAGTCGCGCCAGCAGGCGGCGATCGCGGCGCTGGGCGGGCGCGCGCTGTCCGGCGCCGACGTCGGCGACCTCGCCGTGGAGGCGGTCGACCGCATGCGCGAGACGCTCGCGCTCGAGTACGTCGTCGTGCGGCGCGGTGACGAGGTGCTCGCCGGCTGGGGCGGCGACAGCGAGGACCTGACGACGTTCGAGATCGCGTCGGGCGACGAGGTCTTCGGCGAGATCTGCGTGGAGGGCGACCTCGGGCTCGACGAGGAGAGCTTCCTGCGCGCGATGGCGAACGTGCTCGCGACCGCGTTCGGGCGCCTGCGCGGGGACGAGCGGATGCGCCACGAGGCGCTGCACGACCCGCTGACCGGGCTCGCGAACCGGGCGCTGTGCCGGGAGCGGCTCATCCACGCGCTCGCGCGCACGAGCCGCGACGACGGCGCCGCGTGCGTGCTGTTCATCGACCTCGACGACTTCAAGGCCGTCAACGACCTCTACGGCCACGCGGCGGGGGACGCGCTGCTGATCGCGCTGGCACGCCGGCTCGTGGCGACGGTCCGCCCGGCCGACACGGTCGCGCGGCTCGGCGGCGACGAGTTCGTGGTCGTCTGCGAGGACATCGACGAGCACACGGCGATCGCGCTCGGCCACCGCCTGACCGAGGCGCTGCACGAGCCGCTGGACGTCGACGGCATCGAGCATCGCCTCTCCGCCTCGATCGGCATCGCGCTGGGGGCGGCCGGCCGCCAGGACCCGGACGCGCTGCTGGCGGACGCCGACGCCGCCGCCTACCGCGCCAAGGCCGAGGGCCGCGGCCGCGTCGAGGTGTTCGACACGCGCTTGCGCCGGCACGCGCGCGAGCGCCTGCGCACGGCGGCCGCGCTCGAGCGCGCGCTCTCGCTCGGCCAGCTGCGGCTCGCCTTCCAGCCGATCGTGGCGCTGGCCGACCGCACGGTGATCGGGCACGAGGCGCTGCTGCGGTGGGACTCGCCGGGCGGCGTGATGAGCGCCCCGGCGGACTTCATCGGCGTCGCGGAGGAGAGCGCGCTGATCGTCGAGATCGGCGCCTGGACGCTGATGCAGGCCTGCCGGGAGAGCGCATCGGCGTTCGGGCGCGCCGAGGACGGCCCGGCGGTGTGGGTCAACCTCTCGCCGCGCCAGCTCGCGCAGCCCGACCTGCCCACCGTGGTCGCCGACGCCCTCGACGCGAGCGGCCTGCCGCCCGGCCGGCTGCGGCTGGAGCTGCAGGAGCGCGTGCTCCAGGGCGCGCCGAAGACGGCTCGTGCCAACGTGGCCGCGTTGCGCGAGCTGGGCGTCGGGCTCGTGCTGGACGACTTCGGCACGGGCTACTCCTCGCTGCGCGACCTCCCCGTGCGCGCCGTCAAGATCGACCGCTCGTTCGTCGCCGCGCTCGGCACGTCCCCCGGCGACGCCGCGATCGTCGCGGCGATCGTGTCGCTCGCCTCCGCCCTCGGCATCGCCGCCGTCGCCGAGGGCGTGGAGGACGAGGAGCAGGCCGCGCAGCTGCTCGCGCTCGGATGCCCGTACGCCCAGGGGTACCTGTTCGGCGCACCCGGTCCGCGGATAACCTCCGAGCCGTGA
- a CDS encoding VOC family protein, with protein sequence MLSKLVGINHVALEVDSIDAALEFYGRFFELHLRGVAPGMAFIDLGDQFLALSEGREQGPDHGRHFGLVVDDKDAVRAALEAADVAIEPGSRLDFRDPWGNRVEVVDYRDIQFTKTPAVLAGMGLDLDKRDEALAQLRDKGLL encoded by the coding sequence ATGCTCTCCAAGCTCGTCGGGATCAACCACGTGGCGCTCGAAGTCGACAGCATCGACGCGGCGCTCGAGTTCTACGGCCGGTTCTTCGAGCTCCATCTGCGCGGTGTCGCCCCGGGCATGGCGTTCATCGACCTGGGAGACCAGTTCCTCGCGCTCTCCGAAGGGCGCGAGCAAGGGCCCGACCACGGCCGCCACTTCGGGCTCGTGGTCGACGACAAAGACGCGGTGCGGGCCGCCCTCGAGGCGGCCGACGTCGCGATCGAGCCGGGTTCGCGGCTGGACTTCCGCGACCCGTGGGGCAACCGGGTCGAGGTCGTCGACTACCGGGACATCCAGTTCACGAAGACGCCGGCGGTGCTCGCCGGCATGGGCCTCGACCTCGACAAGCGCGACGAGGCCCTCGCGCAATTGCGCGATAAAGGGCTGCTCTAG
- a CDS encoding HD-GYP domain-containing protein, whose protein sequence is MSTRSTLLFVVEAAVLAASIAVAALTSTSAQWDPPALVAVILGLALTSDLFAVRHHGQRISGSFLALVLAMALLGPAPAAAIGVTSVLLDQLRSRTPGPLLLANLATFASFPLVGGLIIDAADISEMSAAFPLLVIGVFLLTNLMNFLMIGGHHAFATRVSLAGEFRKIFIPVLPSEVLSAALCALVAAFYVRTGVAAIALMLLVLLVFQYLLRELLLSRERAERLAALQLGVLVSMIETLALRDRMTARHSAAVARYARALAEALGWSEDEQELVHTAALLHDIGKFAFPDSILLADARLTDEQWEAVKRHPEDGANIVRRIDGYGPVAEIVHAHHERWDGRGYPRALAGEEIPVGARLLAVADTYDVITARDSYRKPISPTDAVAELRRVSGHQLDPTVVEVFISLLTAGELRFAHGDDADFEAELAFGRRVHAHALPRTG, encoded by the coding sequence ATGTCGACCCGATCGACATTGCTGTTCGTCGTCGAAGCCGCCGTACTGGCGGCTTCGATCGCCGTGGCCGCACTCACCTCGACCAGCGCCCAGTGGGACCCGCCGGCGCTCGTCGCAGTCATCCTCGGACTCGCGCTCACGAGCGACCTGTTCGCGGTCCGCCACCACGGGCAGCGCATCAGCGGCTCGTTCCTCGCGCTCGTGCTGGCGATGGCGCTGCTCGGCCCCGCGCCGGCCGCCGCGATCGGCGTCACGAGCGTCCTGCTCGACCAGCTGCGCTCCCGCACCCCCGGCCCGCTGCTGCTGGCGAACCTGGCGACGTTCGCGAGCTTCCCGCTGGTCGGCGGGCTGATCATCGACGCCGCCGACATCAGCGAGATGTCCGCCGCCTTCCCGCTGCTCGTGATCGGCGTCTTCCTGCTCACGAACCTCATGAACTTCCTCATGATCGGCGGCCACCACGCGTTCGCCACGCGCGTCTCGCTCGCGGGCGAGTTCCGCAAGATCTTCATCCCGGTCCTGCCGAGCGAGGTGCTGAGCGCGGCGCTGTGCGCGCTCGTCGCCGCGTTCTACGTGCGCACCGGCGTGGCCGCGATCGCGCTGATGCTGCTCGTGCTGCTCGTGTTCCAGTACCTGCTGCGCGAGCTGCTGCTCTCGCGCGAGCGGGCGGAGCGGCTGGCCGCGCTGCAGCTCGGCGTGCTCGTGTCGATGATCGAGACGCTCGCGCTGCGCGACCGGATGACGGCACGCCACAGCGCCGCGGTCGCCCGCTACGCCCGCGCCCTGGCCGAGGCGCTCGGCTGGAGCGAGGACGAGCAGGAGCTCGTGCACACCGCCGCCCTGCTGCACGACATCGGCAAGTTCGCGTTCCCGGACTCGATCCTGCTCGCCGACGCGCGGCTCACCGACGAGCAGTGGGAGGCCGTCAAGCGCCACCCGGAGGATGGGGCGAACATCGTCCGGCGGATCGACGGCTACGGCCCGGTCGCCGAGATCGTGCACGCGCACCACGAGCGCTGGGACGGCCGCGGCTACCCGCGTGCGCTCGCGGGCGAGGAGATCCCGGTCGGCGCCCGGCTGCTCGCCGTCGCCGACACCTACGACGTGATCACCGCCCGCGACTCCTACCGCAAGCCGATCTCTCCCACCGACGCCGTCGCGGAGCTGCGGCGCGTCTCCGGCCACCAGCTCGACCCGACCGTGGTCGAGGTCTTCATCAGCCTGCTCACCGCCGGTGAGCTGCGCTTCGCCCACGGCGACGACGCCGACTTCGAGGCCGAGTTGGCGTTCGGCCGCCGCGTGCACGCGCACGCCCTCCCCCGTACGGGGTAG
- a CDS encoding MMPL family transporter, which yields MTENKNFAARMGRWSAQHRKKAIFGWLAFVVLSLVVGGALGVKAPEDENTYVGDSGKAHALVDQHFPSENAESILVKGKDAKAVRAAVDDTVAAVSEQKAVYDVQSPYEKGNEGQLAKDGAALVTFKLRGDEAAAETSVEPVLAAVAGVQAAHRDVFVGEFGSASASKALSKAFEDDFKKAETLSLPITLLILVLAFGALVAAGVPLLLGLSAVMAALGLVALPSQLVPLGENTASIVLLVGLAVGVDYTLFYLRREREERARGASHRDAIHTAAATSGRAVLISGLTVIVAMAGMFLAGDQTFTALGVGAITVVLVAMIGSVTVVPAILSVLGDKVEKGRVPFLHRLRREGGESRVWGKILDVVLRRPAVSAVLATAVLLALAFPALGMRAVLSGTDDLPRDLPVMQVYDKMEASFPGGQIPAVVTIKGDDVTSPAVVASIKDLERRAVDSGRFNAPVDVTVSKDKHVAQIAIPIKGSGTDDLSNDGLADLRQSLVAQTVGGADGVSAAYVSGMTAETKDYVDFLKGRAPLVVGFVLVLAFLLLLVTFRSLIIPIKAIVLNLLSVGAAYGVLTWVFQDGHFEHALGFESNGGVTAWLPIFLFVILFGLSMDYHVFILSRVKEAVDRGMKTEDAVTHAIKATASTVTSAAIVMVAVFAIFATLSFIDFKQMGIGLSVAILIDATLVRAVLLPATMKLLGKWNWYLPKRLHWLPEFRHEAEPSPSQA from the coding sequence GTGACCGAGAACAAGAACTTCGCCGCCCGGATGGGCCGCTGGAGCGCCCAGCACCGCAAGAAGGCCATCTTCGGCTGGCTCGCCTTCGTCGTGCTCTCGCTGGTGGTCGGCGGAGCGCTCGGCGTGAAGGCCCCCGAGGACGAGAACACCTACGTCGGCGACTCCGGCAAGGCCCACGCGCTCGTCGACCAGCACTTCCCCTCCGAGAACGCGGAGAGCATCCTCGTCAAGGGCAAGGACGCGAAGGCCGTGCGCGCTGCAGTCGACGACACGGTCGCCGCGGTCTCCGAGCAAAAGGCCGTCTACGACGTGCAGTCGCCGTACGAGAAGGGCAACGAGGGCCAGCTCGCGAAGGACGGCGCGGCGCTCGTGACCTTCAAGCTGCGCGGCGATGAGGCCGCGGCGGAGACGTCGGTCGAGCCGGTGCTGGCCGCCGTGGCCGGCGTGCAGGCTGCGCATCGCGACGTCTTCGTCGGCGAGTTCGGGTCCGCCTCCGCGAGCAAGGCGCTGTCGAAGGCGTTCGAGGACGACTTCAAGAAGGCCGAGACGCTCTCGCTGCCGATCACCCTGCTCATCCTCGTGCTCGCGTTCGGCGCCCTGGTGGCCGCCGGCGTGCCGCTGCTGCTCGGGTTGTCGGCGGTAATGGCGGCGCTGGGCCTGGTCGCGCTGCCGTCGCAGCTCGTCCCGCTCGGCGAGAACACCGCCTCGATCGTCCTGCTCGTCGGCCTGGCCGTGGGCGTCGACTACACGCTGTTCTACCTGCGCCGTGAGCGCGAGGAGCGTGCGCGCGGCGCTTCACACCGCGATGCGATCCACACCGCCGCCGCCACCTCCGGCCGCGCGGTGCTCATCTCCGGCCTGACCGTCATCGTCGCCATGGCCGGCATGTTCCTGGCCGGCGACCAGACGTTCACCGCGCTCGGCGTCGGTGCGATCACCGTCGTGCTGGTGGCCATGATCGGCTCCGTCACGGTCGTCCCCGCGATCCTCTCCGTGCTCGGCGACAAGGTCGAGAAGGGCCGCGTCCCGTTCCTGCACCGCCTGCGCCGCGAAGGCGGCGAGAGCCGCGTGTGGGGCAAGATCCTCGACGTCGTCCTGCGCCGCCCGGCCGTGTCGGCCGTGCTGGCCACCGCGGTGCTCCTCGCGCTGGCGTTCCCCGCGCTCGGCATGCGCGCGGTGCTCTCCGGCACGGACGACCTGCCGCGCGACCTGCCGGTGATGCAGGTCTACGACAAGATGGAGGCGTCGTTCCCGGGTGGCCAGATCCCGGCCGTCGTGACCATCAAGGGCGACGACGTCACGTCCCCCGCGGTGGTCGCTTCGATCAAGGACCTCGAGCGGCGCGCCGTCGACTCCGGCCGCTTCAACGCGCCGGTCGACGTCACCGTCTCCAAGGACAAGCACGTCGCCCAGATCGCGATCCCGATCAAGGGCAGCGGCACCGACGACCTCTCCAACGACGGCCTGGCGGACCTGCGCCAGTCGCTGGTGGCGCAGACCGTCGGCGGCGCGGACGGCGTGTCCGCGGCCTACGTGTCCGGCATGACCGCCGAGACCAAGGACTACGTCGACTTCCTCAAGGGCCGCGCACCGCTGGTCGTCGGGTTCGTGCTCGTGCTCGCGTTCCTGCTGCTGCTCGTCACGTTCCGCTCGCTGATCATCCCGATCAAGGCGATCGTGCTGAACCTGCTGTCGGTCGGCGCCGCGTACGGCGTGCTGACCTGGGTCTTCCAGGACGGCCACTTCGAGCACGCGCTCGGCTTCGAGTCCAACGGCGGCGTCACCGCGTGGCTGCCGATCTTCCTGTTCGTGATCCTGTTCGGCCTGTCGATGGACTACCACGTGTTCATCCTCAGCCGGGTCAAGGAGGCGGTGGACCGCGGCATGAAGACCGAGGACGCCGTGACGCACGCGATCAAGGCCACCGCCTCGACCGTGACCAGCGCCGCGATCGTGATGGTCGCCGTGTTCGCGATCTTCGCGACGCTGAG